Proteins encoded by one window of Mycolicibacterium sp. ND9-15:
- the mftF gene encoding mycofactocin biosynthesis glycosyltransferase MftF (Members of this protein family, MftF, are glycosyltransferases, members of PF00535 (glycosyl transferase family 2). The encoding gene is found as part of the mycofactocin cassette, in Mycobacterium tuberculosis, many other Actinobacteria, and occasional members of other lineages. Mycofactocin itself, a putative redox carrier, is a heavily modified derivative of the C-terminal Val-Tyr dipeptide of the mycofactocin precursor MftA (TIGR03969).) has translation MTGPRLPDGFAVQVDRRVKVLGEGSALLGGSPTRLLRLAPAAQTMLSGGRLEVHDAVSAQLARTLLDATVAHPRPPCGPSHRDVTVVIPVRDNASGVRRLLTAVQGLRVIVVDDGSATPLDQSDLAGAHSEVQLLRHDRSRGAAAARNTGLAACRTDFVAFLDSDVVPRRGWLEALLGHFCDPAVGLVAPRIVALREPDNVVARYEAVRSSLDLGLREAPVMPYGTVSYVPSAAIIGRSAMLADVGGFDETLTSGEDVDLCWRLIESGVRLRYEPIALVAHNHRTQLREWFLRRSFYGEAAAPLSIRHPGKTAPLVISGWTLVAWMLMAMGSSIGYLASVIVATITGRRIAKSLSSAETEPKDVAVVAAHGLWSAAMQLASAICRHYWPLALIAALLSRRCRQVVLLAAVVEGVVDWLTRNRNVEDDVPRVGLLTYIVLRRLDDIAYGAGLWTGVVRERHLGALKPQIRT, from the coding sequence ATGACGGGTCCGCGTCTGCCCGACGGATTCGCCGTCCAGGTCGATCGCCGGGTGAAGGTGCTCGGCGAGGGGTCCGCGTTACTCGGTGGATCGCCGACCCGCCTCCTTCGTCTGGCGCCGGCGGCGCAAACCATGCTGAGCGGCGGCAGGCTGGAAGTGCACGACGCGGTCAGCGCGCAGTTGGCGCGCACGCTGCTCGACGCGACCGTGGCGCACCCGCGTCCGCCGTGTGGCCCGTCCCACCGCGACGTGACCGTCGTGATACCGGTGCGCGACAACGCTTCCGGGGTCCGCCGGCTACTCACCGCCGTACAGGGCCTGCGTGTCATCGTCGTCGACGACGGCTCGGCCACCCCGCTCGACCAATCGGACCTCGCTGGTGCCCACAGCGAAGTACAGCTGCTCCGGCACGACCGCAGCAGAGGCGCGGCAGCGGCCCGCAACACCGGCCTGGCCGCGTGCAGGACCGACTTCGTGGCCTTTTTGGACAGCGATGTCGTGCCGCGCCGCGGTTGGCTGGAGGCGCTGCTCGGGCACTTCTGCGATCCCGCCGTGGGCCTGGTCGCGCCCCGCATCGTCGCCCTCCGCGAACCAGACAACGTCGTCGCCCGGTACGAGGCGGTGCGCTCGTCGCTCGACCTGGGTCTTCGGGAGGCCCCGGTGATGCCGTACGGCACGGTGTCCTACGTCCCCAGCGCCGCGATCATCGGCCGCAGCGCCATGCTCGCTGATGTCGGCGGCTTCGACGAGACGCTGACGTCCGGTGAGGACGTCGACCTGTGCTGGCGCCTGATCGAGTCGGGTGTGCGCCTGCGCTACGAGCCCATCGCGCTGGTCGCACACAACCATCGGACACAACTGCGAGAGTGGTTCTTGCGCAGGTCTTTCTACGGCGAGGCCGCCGCACCGCTGTCGATCCGCCATCCCGGCAAGACCGCCCCGCTGGTGATCTCGGGCTGGACCCTGGTGGCGTGGATGCTGATGGCGATGGGTTCCTCGATCGGGTATCTGGCCTCGGTCATCGTGGCGACGATCACCGGGCGCCGCATCGCCAAGTCGCTGTCCAGCGCCGAGACCGAACCGAAGGACGTCGCGGTGGTGGCCGCACATGGACTGTGGTCCGCCGCCATGCAGCTCGCGTCCGCGATCTGCCGGCACTACTGGCCGCTCGCTCTGATCGCAGCACTGTTGTCCCGGCGATGTCGGCAGGTGGTACTGCTGGCCGCGGTCGTCGAGGGTGTCGTCGACTGGTTGACCCGCAACCGGAACGTCGAAGACGACGTGCCCCGGGTCGGGCTGCTCACCTACATCGTGCTCCGGCGCCTCGACGACATCGCCTACGGGGCGGGTCTGTGGACGGGTGTGGTTCGCGAGCGACACCTCGGCGCGCTCAAGCCCCAGATCCGGACCTAA
- the mftE gene encoding mycofactocin biosynthesis peptidyl-dipeptidase MftE, which produces MNSAYHRRVPSVSELANATSKQLQSTPSALLVPVGSTEQHGPHLPLDTDTRIATAVSRAVADRLAERDGVNWMVAPAIAYGASGEHEEFGGTVSIGTSALRLLLVEYGRSASRWASRMVFVNGHGGNVEALAAATALLRYEGRDAGWCPCTVAGADAHAGHTETSVLLHISPQDVRVDERVPGNVAPLRELIPELRRGGVAAVSEVGVLGDPTTATVADGARIFPDMVEACFRRITRWLPDRDGMLT; this is translated from the coding sequence GTGAATTCGGCCTACCATCGGCGAGTGCCATCTGTCAGCGAGCTCGCGAACGCGACGTCGAAGCAGCTGCAGAGCACCCCGTCAGCGCTGCTCGTCCCCGTGGGATCCACCGAGCAGCACGGCCCCCATCTCCCGCTGGACACCGACACCCGGATCGCGACGGCAGTCTCTAGAGCTGTTGCTGACCGGCTGGCCGAACGGGACGGGGTGAACTGGATGGTCGCGCCCGCCATCGCCTACGGCGCGAGCGGCGAGCACGAGGAGTTCGGCGGCACCGTCTCGATCGGAACCTCGGCGCTGCGGCTGTTGCTGGTGGAGTACGGCCGATCGGCGTCGCGGTGGGCGTCGCGGATGGTCTTCGTCAACGGTCACGGCGGCAACGTCGAGGCGCTGGCCGCCGCGACCGCTTTGCTTCGGTACGAGGGCCGAGACGCGGGCTGGTGCCCGTGCACCGTGGCGGGCGCCGACGCGCATGCCGGCCATACCGAAACATCTGTATTGCTACATATTTCGCCACAGGACGTGCGGGTCGACGAACGGGTGCCGGGCAATGTGGCGCCGCTTCGTGAGCTCATACCCGAACTGCGCCGGGGCGGCGTCGCCGCGGTGAGTGAGGTCGGCGTACTCGGCGATCCCACCACCGCGACCGTAGCGGACGGCGCCCGGATTTTTCCCGATATGGTCGAGGCATGCTTTCGGCGGATCACGCGCTGGTTACCTGACCGCGACGGGATGCTGACATGA
- the mftD gene encoding pre-mycofactocin synthase MftD (MftD, an enzyme found in the mycofactocin biosynthesis locus, performs an oxidative deamination of 3-amino-5-[(p-hydroxyphenyl)methyl]-4,4-dimethyl-2-pyrrolidinone (AHDP). The resulting compound, now called pre-mycofactocin (PMFT), is a biologically active redox cofactor that can oxidize the non-exchangeable NADH of TIGR03971 family SDR-type oxidoreductases.), with protein sequence MADTWFETVAAAQERAKRRLPKPVYAALIAASEKGVTVADNVDAFAELGFAPHVVGATEKRDLATTVMGQDISMPVLISPTGVQAVHPDGETAVARAAAARGTAMGLSSFASKPIEEVIAANPKIFFQVYWLGGRDAIAARVERAREAGAVGLIVTTDWSFSHGRDWGSPKIPEQMNLRTTVRMLPTGLTRPRWMWQWGKTFRPPNLRVPNQAARGEQGPPFFAAYGEWMGTPPPTWEDIAWLRELWGGPFMLKGVMRVDDAKRAVDAGVSAISVSNHGGNNLDGTPASIRALPPIAEAVGDDIEVLLDGGVRRGSDVVKAVALGARAVMIGRAYLWGLAANGQAGVENVLDVLRGGIDSALMGLGRASVHDLEPGDVLVPPGFVRALGVPGGPTS encoded by the coding sequence ATGGCCGACACGTGGTTCGAAACGGTCGCTGCCGCTCAGGAGCGTGCAAAGCGCCGACTCCCCAAGCCGGTGTACGCGGCGCTGATCGCTGCGAGCGAGAAGGGTGTGACGGTCGCAGACAACGTCGACGCCTTCGCCGAGTTGGGCTTCGCCCCGCACGTGGTCGGGGCGACCGAGAAGCGTGATCTGGCGACCACCGTGATGGGCCAGGATATCTCGATGCCGGTGCTCATCTCGCCGACCGGCGTGCAGGCGGTCCACCCCGATGGCGAGACCGCGGTCGCGCGCGCCGCCGCCGCGCGCGGCACCGCCATGGGGCTGTCCTCGTTCGCCAGCAAGCCGATCGAAGAGGTGATCGCGGCCAACCCCAAGATCTTCTTCCAGGTCTACTGGCTGGGCGGCCGGGACGCGATCGCGGCACGGGTCGAGCGGGCCCGCGAGGCCGGCGCCGTCGGCCTGATCGTGACCACCGACTGGAGCTTCTCGCACGGCCGTGACTGGGGCAGTCCGAAGATCCCCGAACAGATGAACCTGCGCACCACCGTGCGCATGCTCCCCACAGGGCTGACCAGGCCGCGGTGGATGTGGCAATGGGGAAAGACGTTCCGGCCGCCGAACCTGCGAGTGCCCAACCAGGCCGCGCGCGGGGAGCAGGGCCCGCCGTTCTTCGCGGCCTACGGCGAGTGGATGGGCACCCCGCCACCGACCTGGGAGGACATCGCCTGGCTGCGCGAGCTGTGGGGCGGTCCGTTCATGCTCAAGGGCGTGATGCGGGTCGACGACGCCAAACGGGCTGTGGACGCTGGTGTTTCCGCGATCTCCGTGTCCAACCATGGTGGCAACAACCTGGACGGAACACCTGCCTCGATCCGCGCCCTGCCGCCGATCGCCGAGGCGGTCGGTGACGACATCGAGGTGCTCCTCGACGGCGGTGTTCGCCGGGGCAGCGACGTGGTGAAGGCGGTGGCGCTCGGCGCCCGCGCGGTGATGATCGGCCGGGCGTATCTGTGGGGCCTCGCCGCCAACGGGCAGGCCGGTGTCGAGAACGTGCTCGACGTTCTGCGCGGAGGCATCGATTCTGCATTGATGGGTCTGGGCCGCGCGTCGGTGCATGATCTCGAGCCCGGCGACGTCCTGGTCCCTCCCGGCTTCGTCCGGGCGTTGGGGGTACCCGGGGGTCCGACCTCCTGA
- the mftC gene encoding mycofactocin radical SAM maturase (MftC is a radical SAM/SPASM enzyme that catalyzes the first two steps in biosynthesis of the electron carrier mycofactocin from the terminal Val-Tyr dipeptide of the precursor peptide MftA.) encodes MTSVEPVPRLIEQFEHGLDAPICLTWELTYACNLTCVHCLSSSGKRDPRELTTQQCKDIIDELERMQVFYVNIGGGEPTVRSDFWELVDYATAHHVGVKFSTNGVRITPEVAARLAASDYVDVQISLDGATAEINDAVRGAGSFAMATRALQNLADAGFKDAKISVVVTRHNVDQLDEFAALAAQYGATLRITRLRPSGRGADVWDDLHPTAGQQIALYDWLVAKGEKVLTGDSFFHLAGLGEPGALAGLNLCGAGRVVCLIDPVGDVYACPFAIHDRFHAGNILSDGGFDHLWKNAPLFRELREPQSAGACSGCRHFDSCRGGCMAAKFFTGLPMDGPDPECVEGYGASALARDRVKPKSSVDHSRSGPVMLKLLTTPPRSQVGAEAPPKRFCNESPV; translated from the coding sequence ATGACTTCTGTAGAACCCGTGCCCCGGCTGATCGAGCAGTTCGAGCACGGTCTCGACGCCCCGATCTGCCTGACCTGGGAACTGACCTACGCGTGCAACCTGACGTGTGTGCACTGCCTGTCGTCGTCGGGTAAGCGCGATCCACGTGAGCTGACGACGCAGCAGTGCAAGGACATCATCGACGAGCTCGAGCGCATGCAGGTCTTCTACGTCAACATCGGCGGCGGTGAGCCGACCGTACGTTCGGACTTCTGGGAACTCGTCGACTACGCCACCGCCCACCACGTCGGCGTGAAGTTCTCCACCAACGGCGTGCGCATCACGCCCGAGGTCGCGGCGCGGCTGGCGGCCAGTGACTACGTCGATGTGCAGATCTCCCTCGACGGCGCGACCGCGGAGATCAACGACGCCGTGCGCGGCGCGGGCTCGTTCGCGATGGCGACCAGGGCGCTGCAGAATCTCGCCGACGCCGGATTCAAAGACGCCAAGATCTCGGTGGTCGTCACCCGCCACAATGTCGACCAGCTCGACGAATTCGCCGCTCTGGCAGCACAGTACGGCGCAACGCTACGGATCACGCGGCTGCGGCCGTCGGGTCGCGGTGCCGACGTGTGGGACGACCTGCACCCCACCGCCGGACAGCAGATCGCGCTCTACGACTGGCTGGTCGCCAAGGGCGAGAAGGTGCTCACCGGTGACTCCTTCTTCCACCTCGCCGGGCTGGGTGAGCCCGGTGCGCTCGCGGGGCTGAACCTGTGCGGAGCCGGCCGCGTCGTGTGCCTCATCGACCCCGTCGGCGACGTCTATGCATGCCCGTTCGCCATTCACGATCGATTCCACGCCGGAAACATCCTCTCCGACGGTGGTTTTGACCACCTGTGGAAGAACGCCCCGCTGTTCCGTGAGCTGCGCGAGCCGCAGTCGGCCGGCGCATGCAGCGGTTGTCGACATTTCGACAGCTGCCGAGGCGGGTGCATGGCCGCCAAGTTCTTCACCGGGCTCCCCATGGACGGCCCCGACCCCGAGTGCGTGGAGGGTTACGGCGCTTCCGCCTTGGCCCGCGACCGGGTCAAGCCGAAGTCCAGCGTCGACCACTCGCGTTCCGGACCGGTGATGCTCAAGCTGCTCACGACGCCTCCGCGGTCTCAGGTCGGCGCCGAAGCGCCTCCGAAGAGGTTCTGCAACGAAAGTCCGGTGTAA
- the mftB gene encoding mycofactocin biosynthesis chaperone MftB (MftB, a small protein, is a peptide chaperone that assists the radical SAM enzyme MftC in performing two modifications to the C-terminal Val-Tyr dipeptide of the mycofactocin precursor peptide, MftA. MftB's role is analogous to the role of PqqD in the biosynthesis of PQQ, a cofactor that derives entirely from a Tyr and a Glu in the precursor PqqA.), with the protein MRGLLIVTSSAAAPEEGAFDPELGWRLHHQVAVRPEPFGALLYHFGTRKLSFLKNRTIVDVVNTLSDHPDARSACRAVGIDDTEQAPYLQALRVLAQSKMLVPQ; encoded by the coding sequence GTGCGGGGTCTACTGATCGTGACCTCGTCGGCGGCGGCGCCTGAGGAGGGGGCCTTCGACCCGGAGCTCGGCTGGCGGCTGCACCACCAGGTGGCGGTGCGGCCCGAGCCGTTCGGCGCGCTGCTCTACCACTTCGGAACACGCAAGCTGTCGTTTCTGAAGAACCGGACCATCGTGGACGTCGTCAACACGCTGTCCGACCATCCCGACGCCCGATCCGCCTGCCGTGCCGTCGGTATCGACGACACGGAGCAGGCGCCGTATCTGCAGGCGCTCCGTGTGCTTGCTCAATCGAAAATGCTGGTGCCGCAATGA
- the mftA gene encoding mycofactocin precursor MftA (Mycofactocin is a small molecule electron carrier derived from the final two amino acids, Val-Tyr, of MftA, the mycofactocin precursor. It plays a role in redox homeostasis and the metabolism of alcohols and aldehydes in Actinobacteria, including Mycobacterium tuberculosis.) produces the protein MDQVEKDQQVDNDELVTETLVEEVSIDGMCGVY, from the coding sequence ATGGACCAAGTGGAGAAGGATCAGCAGGTGGACAACGATGAGCTGGTCACCGAGACCCTCGTCGAAGAGGTGTCGATCGACGGGATGTGCGGGGTCTACTGA
- the mftR gene encoding mycofactocin system transcriptional regulator (MftR, the mycofactocin system transcriptional regulator, is an uncharacterized TetR family DNA-binding transcription factor. Its role is inferred by context. It occurs as part of the biosynthesis locus for mycofactocin, a partially characterized electron carrier derived from the terminal Val-Tyr dipeptide of the precursor peptide MftA, through a radical SAM enzyme-mediated process.) codes for MGPDQHRVGRRRSTTWDHISNVAIDLFAARGFEDVSVEDVAAAAGIARRTLFRYYPSKNALPWGDFDAHLAHMRDLLADVDPEVPIGAALRTALLAFNTFDAAETARHRRRMRVILETAALQAYSMTMYAGWRGVVAAFVAKRLKAKASDLVPQTVAWTMLGAALSAYEHWLADESVPLDQALGAAFDTVADGLWALDR; via the coding sequence ATGGGGCCGGACCAGCACCGGGTGGGCCGCCGGCGCTCGACGACGTGGGACCACATCAGCAACGTGGCCATCGACCTGTTCGCCGCCCGCGGCTTCGAGGACGTCAGCGTCGAGGACGTCGCCGCGGCCGCGGGCATCGCCCGGCGCACGCTGTTCCGCTACTACCCGTCCAAGAACGCCCTGCCCTGGGGTGATTTCGACGCGCACCTGGCCCATATGCGGGATCTGCTGGCCGACGTCGACCCCGAGGTGCCGATCGGTGCGGCCCTGCGCACGGCGTTGCTGGCGTTCAACACCTTCGATGCGGCGGAGACGGCGCGGCACCGTCGGCGCATGCGGGTCATCCTGGAGACCGCCGCGCTGCAGGCGTACTCGATGACCATGTACGCCGGCTGGCGAGGCGTGGTCGCGGCGTTCGTCGCCAAGCGACTGAAGGCCAAGGCGAGCGATCTGGTGCCGCAGACGGTGGCATGGACGATGCTCGGCGCCGCGCTCTCGGCATACGAGCACTGGCTGGCCGACGAATCGGTTCCGCTGGATCAGGCGCTGGGTGCGGCGTTCGACACCGTCGCCGACGGGCTGTGGGCCCTCGATCGCTGA
- a CDS encoding NAD-dependent malic enzyme, translating into MPEKKTGQDLLFDALWTKGTAFTHEERREFGLLGLLPTAEKTLDQQTEHSWREFSRRREPLDKHIYLRSLQDRNETLFYRVLRDHIAETMPIVYTPTVGEACQRFSEIYQRPRGLYVSYPDRDSLREVLRNRPRPEVDVIVVTDGQRILGLGDQGIGGMGIPIGKLSLYTLIGGIDPARTLPILLDVGTDNVELLEDPQYLGWRHRRIDDDEYYSFIDDFVTTVHEELPDVLLQWEDFATAHALPILERYRDKLLTFNDDIQGTAAVTLGALHGAAKVAGRPLSQQHVVSLGAGSAGIGVLKMVHRQMVTEGLSAQQASAQIWVVDIDGLLTDDRTDLSPGQRQFAQPAGRTAGWGLSGPAQLADVVHHVDVGVLLGLSTTAGAFTEPLVRELAAKVDRPIIFPLSNPTSRAEAHPAELDRWTGGRALIATGSPFTLKRDGVECPVAQCNNAYIFPAIGLAVTAAQATRVTEEMMRTAAAALGDASPALGDPNAPLLPAWSDVPDIAGRIALAVAAQAVADGVAPDRGHDELAQRVTDVRWTPGYRG; encoded by the coding sequence ATGCCGGAGAAGAAGACGGGACAGGACCTGTTGTTCGATGCGCTGTGGACGAAGGGCACGGCCTTCACTCATGAAGAACGCCGCGAATTCGGTTTACTGGGGCTGCTTCCCACCGCCGAGAAGACTCTCGACCAGCAGACCGAACACTCGTGGCGTGAGTTCAGCAGGCGTCGCGAGCCGCTCGACAAACACATCTATCTGCGCAGCCTGCAGGACCGTAACGAGACGCTGTTCTACCGGGTGCTGCGCGACCACATCGCCGAGACCATGCCGATCGTGTACACCCCGACCGTCGGGGAGGCGTGCCAACGGTTCAGCGAGATCTACCAGCGCCCGCGTGGGTTGTACGTCTCCTACCCGGACCGCGATTCACTGCGGGAGGTGCTGCGCAACCGCCCCCGCCCGGAGGTGGACGTCATCGTGGTGACCGACGGCCAGCGCATTCTCGGCCTGGGCGATCAGGGCATCGGCGGTATGGGTATTCCCATCGGAAAGCTCTCGCTGTACACGCTGATCGGGGGCATCGACCCGGCGCGCACGCTGCCGATCCTGCTCGACGTCGGCACCGACAACGTCGAACTGCTCGAGGACCCGCAGTATCTGGGCTGGCGGCACCGCCGGATCGACGACGACGAGTATTACTCGTTCATCGACGATTTCGTCACCACGGTGCACGAGGAACTGCCCGACGTGCTGCTGCAGTGGGAGGATTTCGCCACCGCGCACGCCTTGCCGATCCTCGAGCGCTATCGCGACAAGCTGCTCACCTTCAACGACGACATCCAGGGCACCGCCGCCGTCACGCTGGGTGCACTGCACGGCGCCGCCAAGGTCGCCGGCCGACCGCTGTCCCAACAGCACGTGGTGTCACTGGGTGCCGGCTCGGCGGGCATCGGGGTGCTCAAGATGGTGCACCGTCAGATGGTCACCGAGGGGCTGAGCGCGCAGCAGGCGTCGGCGCAGATCTGGGTCGTCGATATCGACGGACTGCTCACCGACGACCGTACGGACCTGTCCCCCGGGCAACGGCAGTTCGCCCAGCCCGCGGGCCGGACCGCGGGTTGGGGCCTGTCCGGACCCGCCCAGCTGGCCGACGTCGTCCACCACGTCGACGTTGGTGTGTTACTTGGGTTATCCACCACCGCAGGCGCTTTCACCGAGCCACTGGTGCGAGAGCTCGCCGCCAAGGTCGACCGGCCGATCATCTTCCCGCTGTCGAATCCGACCAGCCGCGCCGAAGCCCATCCCGCCGAGCTCGACAGGTGGACCGGCGGACGCGCGTTGATCGCGACCGGCTCGCCGTTCACGTTGAAGCGTGACGGCGTCGAGTGCCCCGTCGCCCAGTGCAACAACGCCTACATCTTCCCGGCGATCGGGTTGGCGGTCACCGCGGCACAGGCAACCCGGGTGACCGAGGAGATGATGCGGACCGCCGCCGCTGCGCTCGGCGACGCCTCCCCCGCCCTCGGCGACCCGAACGCACCGCTGCTGCCCGCGTGGTCCGACGTTCCCGACATCGCCGGGCGGATTGCGCTCGCAGTCGCCGCGCAGGCCGTCGCGGACGGGGTCGCGCCCGATCGCGGCCACGACGAGCTGGCACAGCGGGTCACCGACGTGCGGTGGACGCCTGGATACCGGGGCTGA
- a CDS encoding RNA polymerase sigma factor, with product MSAEPNGTDAPRALLALYDDALPVVYGYFVRRCGDRGTAEDLTSETFLAAMDAARKSAPPPLSVPWLLGVARHKLADHYRRRHDRFSVPVAEVPEREESDHWDAELDRIVAESVLARLTEQHRTVLALRYMDDCTVPECAELIGRTVYATEALLVRARRAFRAHYPEGRKS from the coding sequence GTGAGCGCCGAACCGAATGGCACCGACGCTCCACGGGCACTGCTGGCGCTGTATGACGACGCGCTACCGGTTGTGTACGGATACTTCGTCCGCCGCTGTGGTGACCGTGGAACCGCCGAAGACCTGACGTCGGAGACCTTTCTGGCGGCGATGGACGCCGCCAGAAAGTCCGCTCCACCGCCGCTGTCTGTGCCGTGGCTACTCGGGGTGGCGCGCCACAAGCTGGCGGACCACTACCGCCGCCGCCACGACCGGTTCAGCGTTCCCGTCGCCGAGGTGCCCGAGCGCGAGGAATCCGACCACTGGGACGCCGAACTGGACCGCATCGTCGCCGAGAGTGTGCTGGCCAGACTGACCGAGCAGCACCGCACCGTGCTGGCGTTGCGCTACATGGACGACTGCACCGTGCCCGAGTGCGCGGAATTGATCGGTCGCACCGTGTACGCCACCGAGGCGCTGCTGGTGCGCGCCCGCAGGGCTTTTCGCGCTCACTACCCGGAAGGGAGGAAGTCGTGA
- a CDS encoding VOC family protein — protein MNNSHDPLDVLHGDELPVAPDPAFAARLRARLESALSLPNRTQGVQMSGTDTAIAEMTEPTAPTAPPRAAALPYLTVANARGAIAWYVDAFGATVVGEPFEMDDGRIGHAELAIGDGVLYLADEYPEIGLRGPVPQSVSVSLMLAVPDTDAVLERARQRGAEVQREPYENYGARNAAIVDPFGHRWMLSGPATGTAVPIHHGDVGYVAVWVPDADRAAAFYGHVLGWVYDPATRRVTNTDQRIGIHSVAGAPTLFCAYAVTDLGGAQRSILDGGGAVGQAQEFDYGTVLDATDPTGTAFAVFRPAPATPRPALNGTGPGELSYITYQVPDSGAFKAFYSRVLFWTFEPGRVDDGWGVREAHPMSGCAGGNAEAVTVPMWTVADIDAAVAWVREAGGVVLEEPSQQSYGKSALCADDQGTRFYLGEL, from the coding sequence GTGAACAACAGCCACGATCCGCTGGACGTGCTGCACGGCGACGAGCTTCCGGTCGCACCAGACCCCGCGTTCGCCGCCCGGCTGCGGGCACGCCTGGAGTCGGCCCTGTCACTGCCTAACCGGACGCAAGGAGTGCAAATGAGTGGTACCGATACCGCCATCGCCGAAATGACCGAACCGACGGCCCCGACGGCGCCGCCGCGCGCCGCCGCGCTGCCGTATCTGACCGTCGCCAACGCGCGCGGGGCGATCGCCTGGTACGTCGATGCGTTCGGCGCCACGGTGGTCGGCGAGCCCTTCGAGATGGATGACGGCCGCATCGGACACGCCGAGCTGGCCATCGGCGACGGTGTGCTCTACCTCGCCGACGAGTACCCCGAGATCGGCCTCAGAGGTCCTGTCCCGCAATCGGTTTCGGTGAGCCTGATGCTGGCGGTCCCCGACACCGACGCGGTCCTCGAGCGGGCGCGCCAACGCGGCGCCGAGGTGCAGCGCGAACCGTATGAGAATTACGGGGCGCGCAACGCCGCGATCGTCGATCCGTTCGGCCACCGCTGGATGCTCAGCGGCCCGGCGACCGGAACGGCCGTGCCGATACACCACGGCGACGTCGGATACGTCGCGGTGTGGGTGCCCGACGCCGACCGCGCCGCGGCGTTCTACGGCCACGTGCTGGGTTGGGTCTACGACCCGGCGACCCGCCGGGTGACCAATACCGATCAGCGGATCGGCATCCACAGCGTCGCCGGAGCACCGACGCTGTTCTGCGCCTACGCCGTCACCGACCTCGGTGGCGCACAGCGGTCCATCCTCGACGGCGGCGGCGCGGTCGGCCAGGCGCAGGAGTTCGATTACGGCACCGTGCTCGACGCCACCGATCCCACCGGTACGGCGTTCGCGGTGTTCCGGCCGGCGCCCGCCACGCCGCGCCCCGCGCTCAACGGCACAGGGCCGGGCGAACTTTCGTATATCACCTACCAGGTCCCAGACTCCGGCGCGTTCAAGGCGTTCTACAGCCGAGTGCTGTTCTGGACGTTCGAGCCGGGGCGCGTCGATGACGGCTGGGGCGTGCGCGAGGCCCATCCGATGTCGGGTTGCGCCGGCGGCAACGCCGAAGCGGTGACCGTGCCGATGTGGACCGTCGCCGACATCGACGCCGCGGTGGCTTGGGTGCGCGAGGCCGGTGGCGTCGTGCTCGAGGAGCCGTCGCAACAGTCCTATGGGAAGTCGGCGCTGTGCGCCGATGACCAGGGCACCCGCTTCTACCTCGGCGAACTCTAG